One segment of Massilia sp. Se16.2.3 DNA contains the following:
- a CDS encoding triacylglycerol lipase, translated as MPPLICPVFRVFLAALAFILALPPAAHAANNDPIVLVHGFLGFGPDQFPASGFLYWGGYGDIADHLRLYKGPHTVLTATVGAIASNRDRAAELYAQIKGGCVDYGRRHVLADEAAKPGAACWAADPADNPLGLPLALYPAWDARHPLHMIGHSQGGTTIRALVELTEHGDAEAGDGELYRGGKTGWIRSVTTLSAPHNGTTLRDAVLDILPELRTPLRALFEADMANWELAPDGARSFNAWARTSPHVVYFSVGTLATEAGAWCCNGTDRAIAPVQTSNYQYARADMIPYFKTYAGEWIVPSMRQHGMGGYTQGAPGRVRVDSSWFANDGVVNTASMRAPNGHPVRDYDGTAIKGSWNFLGNYPGYDHFDILNWPNKGPSADPVYERISDILFAL; from the coding sequence ATGCCGCCCCTGATTTGCCCCGTTTTCCGCGTTTTCCTTGCTGCGCTGGCATTCATCCTGGCACTGCCGCCGGCCGCGCACGCCGCCAATAACGATCCCATCGTGCTCGTGCATGGCTTCCTCGGCTTCGGCCCCGACCAGTTTCCGGCCAGCGGCTTCCTGTACTGGGGCGGCTATGGCGACATCGCCGACCACCTGCGCCTTTACAAGGGACCGCATACGGTGCTCACCGCCACCGTCGGCGCGATCGCCTCGAACCGCGACCGCGCGGCCGAACTCTATGCCCAGATCAAGGGCGGCTGCGTCGACTATGGCCGCCGCCATGTGCTGGCGGACGAGGCGGCAAAGCCGGGCGCCGCCTGCTGGGCCGCCGACCCGGCCGACAACCCGCTCGGGCTGCCGCTGGCGCTGTATCCTGCCTGGGACGCGCGCCACCCGCTGCACATGATCGGCCATAGCCAGGGCGGCACGACCATCCGCGCGTTGGTGGAACTCACGGAACATGGGGATGCCGAAGCGGGCGATGGCGAGCTCTATCGTGGCGGCAAGACCGGCTGGATTCGCAGCGTGACCACGCTGTCGGCGCCGCACAATGGCACCACGCTGCGCGACGCCGTGCTCGACATCCTGCCCGAGCTGCGCACGCCGCTGCGCGCCTTGTTCGAAGCCGACATGGCGAACTGGGAGCTGGCGCCGGACGGCGCCCGCAGCTTCAACGCCTGGGCGCGCACCTCGCCGCACGTGGTTTACTTTTCAGTGGGAACGCTGGCGACCGAAGCTGGCGCCTGGTGCTGCAACGGCACCGACCGCGCCATCGCGCCGGTCCAGACCTCGAACTACCAATATGCGCGCGCCGACATGATCCCCTACTTCAAGACCTATGCCGGCGAATGGATCGTGCCCTCGATGCGCCAGCACGGCATGGGAGGCTATACCCAGGGCGCGCCGGGCCGGGTACGGGTCGACAGCAGCTGGTTCGCCAACGACGGCGTCGTCAACACGGCAAGCATGCGCGCGCCGAACGGCCACCCGGTGCGCGACTACGACGGCACGGCCATCAAGGGCAGCTGGAATTTCCTCGGCAACTACCCCGGCTACGACCACTTCGACATCCTGAACTGGCCGAACAAGGGGCCGTCGGCCGATCCGGTCTACGAGCGCATCAGCGACATCCTGTTCGCGCTGTAG
- a CDS encoding response regulator produces the protein MLKPILLVEDNPHDLELTLVALARSQLANEVVVVRDGAEALDYLLRRGEFAGRPEGNPAVTLLDLKLPKVDGLEVLAKIRETASMKSMPVVMLTSSKEEQDLIRSYELGVNAYVVKPVDFKEFVRAIADLGIFWAVLNEPPPGSHRYVPPA, from the coding sequence ATGCTAAAACCCATCCTGCTCGTCGAGGACAATCCGCACGACCTCGAACTGACCCTGGTGGCCCTGGCCAGGAGCCAGCTCGCCAACGAAGTCGTGGTGGTGCGCGACGGTGCCGAGGCGCTCGATTACCTGCTGCGACGCGGCGAATTCGCCGGGCGCCCGGAAGGCAATCCGGCCGTCACCCTGCTCGACCTGAAACTGCCGAAAGTCGACGGCCTGGAAGTGCTGGCGAAGATCCGCGAGACGGCCAGCATGAAGAGCATGCCGGTAGTGATGCTGACTTCGTCGAAAGAGGAACAGGACCTGATCCGCAGCTACGAACTGGGCGTGAATGCCTATGTCGTCAAGCCGGTGGATTTCAAGGAGTTCGTACGCGCGATCGCCGATCTCGGCATCTTCTGGGCGGTGCTCAACGAACCGCCACCGGGTTCGCACCGCTACGTACCGCCGGCCTGA
- a CDS encoding ATP-binding protein, which translates to MTPAPLAPLDLSACGSEPIRIPGSIQPHGFLLALSSDLRIVQASANLAHWTGVEAEAALGRGLDSAIGATASERLASELGKELGNRPLYLGTVTVSNGKHFDVLGHAWDRLLLIEFEAVDRAGPADFRHLYPLLGDFLLRVNEAPSVELMAELAAQQVRAVTGFGRVMVYQFDRDGHGHVMAESKQDDYHSYLGQRFPGSDIPAQARELYALSRIRLIQDAHYVPAPLLPELNPLTGGRTDLSFAALRSVSPVHLQYMRNMGTLASMSVSLMVKGKLWGLISCHNEEPCPLSFEKRTACEQLGQVLALCIESREDASELQFRLEVRRMMVTMLGNLTKGADVVENMSGVFPELLRFARAGGVAIVADERVLTYGDTPEPHAIDALVGWLEQQGHGDEVFHTDQLSSLYPGADDIKRNASGLLAMPISRVHKHYLLWFRPELVHTIEWAGNPHEKASRGEAVRGAPTQLSPRTSFATWREEIHGVSLPWHVGEIELTAEFRSALLGIALERAEQMAELAEELGRANKELEAFSYSVSHDLRAPLRHIVGFSDLLLESAGSEDSAMRQRFLTNIKESARLAGKLVDDLLSFSQMGRAALRPVDVDMSRLVASCVDKLGMDVQGRNIEWELPSLPRVTADPTFLHLAVFNLLSNAVKFTGGRDPARIRVWAEQDERETVFHVADNGAGFNMDYVHKLFGVFQRLHRMEDFQGTGIGLANVRRIIERHGGRAWAESTLGQGAVFSFSIPRKLAL; encoded by the coding sequence ATGACCCCAGCCCCTCTCGCACCGCTCGACCTGTCCGCTTGCGGCAGTGAACCCATCCGCATTCCCGGCAGCATCCAGCCACATGGTTTCCTGCTGGCCTTATCCAGCGACTTGCGCATCGTGCAGGCCAGCGCCAACCTGGCGCACTGGACGGGTGTCGAAGCCGAAGCGGCGCTTGGCCGCGGCCTGGACAGCGCCATCGGCGCCACGGCAAGCGAGCGCCTGGCGAGCGAACTGGGCAAGGAACTGGGCAACCGCCCGCTCTACCTTGGTACGGTCACGGTATCGAACGGCAAGCACTTCGACGTGCTGGGCCATGCCTGGGACCGCCTGCTGCTCATCGAATTCGAAGCGGTCGACCGCGCCGGCCCGGCCGACTTCCGCCACCTGTATCCGCTGCTGGGCGACTTCCTGCTCAGGGTCAACGAGGCGCCGTCGGTCGAGTTGATGGCGGAACTCGCGGCGCAGCAGGTGCGCGCCGTGACCGGCTTCGGCCGTGTCATGGTCTACCAGTTCGACCGCGACGGCCATGGCCACGTGATGGCCGAATCGAAGCAGGACGACTACCACTCCTATCTTGGCCAACGCTTTCCGGGTTCCGACATCCCCGCCCAGGCACGCGAGCTGTATGCGCTGTCGCGCATCCGCCTGATCCAGGACGCCCACTACGTGCCGGCGCCGCTGCTGCCGGAACTGAACCCGCTGACGGGCGGGCGCACCGACCTGTCGTTCGCGGCGCTGCGCAGCGTCTCGCCGGTACACCTGCAGTACATGCGCAACATGGGCACCCTGGCCTCGATGTCGGTCTCGCTGATGGTCAAGGGCAAGCTGTGGGGACTGATTTCCTGCCATAACGAGGAGCCCTGCCCGCTGTCGTTCGAAAAGCGCACCGCCTGTGAACAGCTGGGCCAGGTGCTGGCGCTGTGCATCGAGTCGCGCGAGGATGCGAGCGAATTGCAGTTCCGCCTCGAGGTGCGGCGCATGATGGTGACCATGCTGGGCAACCTGACCAAGGGCGCCGACGTCGTCGAGAACATGAGCGGCGTCTTTCCCGAGCTGCTGCGCTTTGCGCGTGCGGGCGGCGTCGCCATCGTCGCCGACGAGCGCGTGCTGACCTATGGCGACACGCCCGAACCGCACGCGATCGACGCCCTGGTCGGCTGGCTCGAACAGCAGGGCCATGGCGACGAAGTCTTTCATACCGACCAGCTCTCAAGCCTGTATCCGGGCGCGGATGACATCAAGCGCAACGCCAGTGGCCTCCTGGCCATGCCGATCTCGCGCGTGCACAAGCACTATCTGCTGTGGTTCCGGCCGGAGCTGGTGCACACCATCGAATGGGCCGGCAATCCGCATGAGAAGGCCTCGCGCGGGGAAGCCGTCCGGGGCGCGCCAACGCAACTGAGCCCGCGTACCAGCTTCGCTACCTGGCGCGAGGAAATCCATGGCGTCAGCCTGCCCTGGCACGTTGGCGAAATCGAGCTGACCGCCGAATTTCGCAGCGCCCTGCTCGGCATCGCCCTCGAGCGCGCCGAGCAGATGGCGGAACTGGCCGAGGAACTCGGCCGCGCCAACAAGGAACTCGAGGCGTTTTCGTATTCCGTATCGCACGACCTGCGCGCGCCCCTGCGCCACATCGTCGGATTTTCCGACCTGCTGCTCGAGTCCGCGGGCAGCGAGGACAGCGCGATGCGCCAGCGCTTCCTCACCAACATCAAGGAATCGGCGCGCCTGGCCGGCAAGCTGGTGGACGACCTGCTGAGCTTTTCGCAGATGGGCCGCGCGGCCCTGCGTCCGGTCGACGTCGACATGAGCAGGCTGGTCGCGTCCTGCGTCGACAAGCTGGGCATGGATGTCCAGGGCCGCAACATCGAGTGGGAGCTCCCAAGCCTGCCGCGCGTCACCGCCGACCCGACCTTCCTGCACCTGGCCGTGTTCAACCTGTTGTCGAACGCGGTGAAGTTCACCGGCGGACGCGACCCGGCGCGCATCCGCGTCTGGGCCGAACAGGACGAACGCGAAACCGTGTTCCACGTGGCCGACAACGGCGCCGGCTTCAACATGGACTATGTGCACAAGCTGTTCGGCGTGTTCCAGCGCCTGCATCGCATGGAAGACTTCCAGGGCACGGGCATCGGCCTGGCCAACGTGCGCCGCATCATCGAACGCCATGGCGGTCGTGCGTGGGCCGAATCCACGCTCGGCCAGGGCGCCGTTTTTTCCTTCAGTATCCCGCGAAAACTCGCACTTTAA
- a CDS encoding PAS domain-containing sensor histidine kinase, whose translation MTKQIARRQKLTESQRFQYLIAGISDYAIYMLDPEGNVSSWNTGAQRFKGYLAPEILGKHFSRFYTPEDQATGLPARALSTALKDGKYEAEGWRMRQDGTRFWASVVIDPIYDEEGTLLGYAKITRDITDKRRAEQELRASEERFRLLVQGVTDYAIYMLSPTGEVSNWNVGAERIKGYREQEIVGTHFSQFYTPEEREINMPGHALATAEREGRYEAEGWRLRKDGTRFWAHVIIDAIRDDMGELIGFAKITRDLTEKKAAADALAEANAALFRAQKMESIGQLTGGIAHDFNNLLSVLASGLEVLALGRGQGADAKTFDSMRRAIDRGATLTQQLLAFARQQPLQPETRNVNRLISGFESVLRRAVNADIDFEVRLDPDVRSTVIDSARFESALLNLVVNARDAMPEGGYLRIETADVELAENEVRGLAPGAYVRVIVSDTGTGMSAETAARAFEPFYTTKEVGKGTGLGLSQVYGFIKQSGGEIVIGTAPGEGTTMRIFLPAPSSSHEEEQRNGSERVLIVEDEADLMDVAAALYISMGYEVLTASNGAEAMDLLASRDVDILFTDIIMPNGMNGIELAGFTREHYPKVKIILASGYPLPALALDKDCLKDYVFVSKPYRLADLARALRTAN comes from the coding sequence ATGACCAAGCAAATTGCCAGGAGGCAAAAACTAACCGAATCACAGCGCTTCCAGTACCTGATCGCGGGTATCAGCGATTACGCGATCTACATGCTCGACCCGGAAGGGAACGTCAGCAGCTGGAACACTGGCGCGCAGCGATTCAAGGGTTACCTCGCGCCGGAAATCCTCGGCAAGCATTTCTCGCGCTTCTACACGCCCGAGGACCAGGCAACCGGCCTGCCGGCACGCGCGCTGTCCACCGCGCTCAAGGACGGCAAGTACGAAGCCGAAGGCTGGCGCATGCGCCAGGACGGAACGCGCTTCTGGGCCAGTGTCGTCATCGACCCGATCTACGACGAAGAGGGCACGCTGCTCGGCTACGCCAAGATCACGCGCGACATCACCGACAAGCGCCGCGCCGAGCAGGAACTGCGCGCCAGCGAGGAGCGCTTCCGCCTGCTGGTGCAAGGCGTGACCGACTACGCCATCTACATGCTCTCGCCGACGGGCGAGGTGAGCAACTGGAACGTGGGCGCCGAGCGGATCAAGGGCTACCGCGAGCAGGAAATCGTCGGCACGCATTTTTCGCAGTTCTACACGCCCGAAGAGCGCGAGATCAACATGCCCGGCCACGCCCTGGCCACGGCCGAGCGCGAAGGCCGCTACGAGGCCGAAGGCTGGCGCCTGCGCAAGGACGGCACGCGCTTCTGGGCCCACGTGATCATCGACGCCATCCGCGACGACATGGGCGAACTGATCGGCTTTGCCAAGATCACGCGCGACCTGACCGAGAAAAAGGCCGCCGCCGATGCCCTGGCCGAGGCCAACGCGGCCCTGTTCCGTGCGCAGAAGATGGAATCGATCGGCCAGCTCACCGGCGGCATCGCGCACGACTTCAACAACCTGCTGTCGGTACTGGCGAGCGGCCTCGAGGTGCTGGCGCTCGGGCGCGGCCAGGGCGCCGACGCCAAGACCTTCGACAGCATGCGCCGCGCGATCGACCGCGGCGCCACGCTTACCCAGCAACTGCTGGCCTTCGCGCGCCAGCAGCCGCTGCAGCCCGAAACGCGCAACGTCAACCGCCTGATCTCGGGCTTCGAATCGGTGCTGCGGCGCGCCGTCAACGCCGACATCGACTTCGAGGTGCGCCTCGACCCCGACGTGCGCTCCACAGTCATCGACAGCGCCCGCTTCGAGTCGGCCCTGCTCAACCTGGTGGTGAACGCGCGCGACGCCATGCCTGAAGGCGGCTACCTGCGCATCGAAACGGCCGACGTCGAGCTGGCGGAGAACGAGGTCCGCGGCCTGGCGCCGGGCGCCTATGTACGCGTGATCGTCAGCGACACCGGCACCGGCATGTCGGCTGAGACGGCGGCGCGTGCCTTCGAGCCTTTCTACACGACGAAGGAAGTAGGCAAGGGCACGGGCCTGGGCCTGTCCCAGGTCTACGGCTTCATCAAGCAGTCGGGCGGCGAGATCGTGATCGGCACGGCGCCCGGCGAAGGCACGACGATGCGCATCTTCCTGCCCGCCCCCTCCAGTTCCCACGAGGAAGAGCAGCGCAATGGCAGCGAACGGGTACTGATCGTCGAGGACGAGGCTGACCTCATGGACGTGGCCGCCGCCCTCTACATCAGCATGGGCTACGAGGTGCTCACCGCGTCGAACGGCGCCGAGGCGATGGACCTGCTGGCCAGCCGCGACGTCGACATCCTGTTCACCGACATCATCATGCCGAACGGTATGAATGGGATCGAGCTGGCGGGCTTCACGCGCGAACATTATCCGAAGGTGAAGATCATTCTCGCTTCCGGCTATCCCCTGCCGGCACTGGCGCTCGACAAGGATTGCCTGAAAGATTACGTCTTCGTCAGCAAGCCTTACCGCCTGGCCGACCTGGCACGGGCGCTGCGTACCGCCAACTGA